One region of Haloprofundus salilacus genomic DNA includes:
- a CDS encoding DUF7108 family protein — translation MAELPEGVRTTAERLTRLARDAVDPNEAEAYLERRDAALDEHGYAARYRDADDTLVLYPTEWLDDDGTVVLDRIDNTSRAVERSLSETGEEDEWTAVEEHNSRLVAAVEESAGSAHAANARAFADFMGNHYVRRVETAGTPELREFLTEYYPRNSWPTEAQKMVVRESLELLFEQAGEELPDVTRTSR, via the coding sequence ATGGCTGAACTTCCCGAGGGGGTGCGGACGACGGCGGAGCGACTCACCAGACTGGCGCGCGACGCGGTGGATCCCAACGAGGCGGAGGCGTACCTCGAGCGCCGCGACGCCGCCCTCGACGAGCACGGGTACGCCGCTCGCTACCGCGATGCCGACGACACGCTCGTCCTCTACCCCACGGAGTGGCTTGACGACGACGGCACCGTCGTCCTCGACCGGATCGACAACACGTCGCGGGCGGTGGAGCGCTCCCTCTCGGAGACCGGCGAGGAAGACGAGTGGACCGCCGTTGAGGAACACAACTCGCGTCTGGTCGCCGCCGTAGAGGAGTCCGCAGGCTCGGCCCACGCCGCGAACGCGCGGGCGTTCGCCGACTTCATGGGGAATCACTATGTGCGGCGCGTCGAGACGGCGGGGACGCCGGAGCTACGCGAGTTTCTCACGGAGTACTATCCGCGCAACTCGTGGCCGACTGAGGCGCAAAAAATGGTGGTTCGTGAGTCGCTCGAACTGCTGTTCGAGCAGGCCGGGGAGGAACTCCCGGACGTTACTCGTACGTCTCGATGA
- a CDS encoding PadR family transcriptional regulator yields the protein MSEAQTINDSGTARDLTAFQQNILVILAEEPMYGLAIKRELESYYGTEVNHGRLYPNLDDLVEMDLVEKSELDKRTNQYELTDAGHSAVLDRLDWMLSKFVTGTDRADEVRDVIETYE from the coding sequence ATGTCAGAGGCACAAACAATCAACGACTCCGGCACCGCACGGGACCTGACCGCGTTCCAACAGAACATCCTCGTCATTCTCGCCGAGGAACCCATGTACGGACTCGCCATCAAGCGCGAACTCGAGTCGTACTACGGGACCGAAGTCAACCACGGGCGTCTCTACCCCAACCTCGACGATCTGGTGGAGATGGACCTCGTCGAGAAGAGCGAACTTGACAAGCGGACGAACCAGTACGAACTGACCGACGCCGGGCACTCGGCAGTGCTGGACCGTCTCGACTGGATGCTCTCGAAGTTCGTCACGGGCACGGACCGGGCAGACGAAGTTCGCGACGTCATCGAGACGTACGAGTAA